In the genome of Arabidopsis thaliana chromosome 4, partial sequence, the window CTAGGTACGTAGAACCTTGAaattatttggattttgttttttgtaaaccattttaaaattaagaaaatactttatatatacGTGCATTCATATAAGTATTAATGTCAAGTTGTCAATGCTGTTATTATCAACACCATCATGAGTTCGTGGATGCACAAGATATTCAGATTTATCTTGGTTCGTAGCTCTTTTACTTGACGGCTTCTATACGTCAGGTCgagtaatataataaattcCTAGTGTAGTTATAATCAAGCTGAGCCCGGCCATGGAGACACACCCAAAGTATTTAGAAACTTACTCGAAAATTTgtgatatgtatataatatatgattaatatatatgtaatgtttATGAATTTAATTAAGATTCTTTAATGCATAAATTATGAAGACATTAAAATCCTCCTACATGATTCGGTTTTTAGGGGTGTGTATCAAGAACCCACAAATTTGTTCTCTATGCAAAAGGTTAAAACAGAGCGGTCGAGCAATTAACTAGGACAATATCATGGAAACCGCAACTCatcaattttgattgtttttttttgttatttttttttaacatggtTTACTAAATAGTTAGGTTAGTTTcatgatttaattatttaaatcaaacCATGGTTTGAGaacaaatatgtttaattatatataaagaactacgaaattttaacattttaacattttgattcTTGGTAGTGTCCCCACATACATCCATTTGCTTCTGTCGTTGAGCTGGTTTACTGtttctcaaaatcaataaaaactaTTCGTCCCAAAAGAACATTTcatctttgattcttgattgAATCCCCACCAAGTGGTTTTCACCTAGATACATCCATTTATGAGTCTTGTATACACCGAAACAACTATATATGTCTTGCATGCCTTAAATAACTTCATGGTCATATGCATATGTATATAACTTCATATATGATCTACTGGGAAAAAAGGCCGAGACGGTTTTGGTATGCTGCTCAATGAGGCGATTGCGTGTATTGAGGCCACACAATAATCAATAATGTGTATTAAGCAATTCATTATGTAAACGTTTAATATGTAACTATCAAAATCCTATATATCTATTGTACGGTTTGAACCCTTCGTGTATGTATATTGGTCTCAGTAAGTAACAttaatacaataatttaaattcatatttttatttttggctgAGCTCAAAGACGTGTTTGTTGTCGGCTAAGActagatattttatatttctacTCAACATTATTCATCCATAAGAATCGTCTTATGTTAGATGTTGACGATTATAATTTCTAAATATGTTTCGAGTTTACGTAGGAATTGACGCTGTGACTCTGTGAGGTCCaaatataagcaaaaatattaGTGGTTCCAAATAAAGTCAACCCGATGACGACTGATTAATCCTAATCGctcattttcgtttttttgtaagaattcGTTGAATCCTCCTCatcataaagaacaaaaaaaaacattttttcacGACGTTtgtcaaaaagaagagatgtgTTTGCATGTTTTGTCAAACTACAAGCAAATTGCGATATAGTACCTTAGAAGTTATAACTATATGATAGTGCATGTATACATGAACTTGTCACTGTCAAGTCCTATCGATATCTAATAGATGTACGTAAAGAAACTTTGTGTGTTTCAAGTTTTAGCTTTtggagttagggtttaggatttgtAGCTTCAAATTTAATGTTTAGGATTTGCAGtatagtttttacttttaggGTTAAGTTTGATGTAGTGTACATTGAAGATCAACAATAACTACGTTTATGatagagaaataaaaacagaactaTCTGTAgtaattttcgtttttatatacaaaaacatcaatttggtttaagaaaaaaataattattttcttgaaacaaaTCTTCAGTGAATCTAAAGGTACCttaaaagtttcatatatcttattatataaagtatggtttttaaaattactaactCATAAGATTATGCCATGTGTCAAGTCTATCGATCAGATGTTGACAcgtgtaagaaaataattaacttttttcttcttaaagaaatagaaatactaaaaaagaaatcaattaacttttttcttcttaaagaaatagaaaactaaaaaataaatcattattaacatatactaatttatatgtctatatgactatatctaaaaaatattacattttgtttttcttaaccaaaagaaaaattaaccaaaaatatttatatatgttattggtcaaatttttaatatgtatggtattaaaaaaaaatttattattattatttatggtttgttaattgttaataatttttaatattaactaagatatagatttgatctcatatatatattattttgacatgaaatcattatcaagtaagatgaagtgtgtagaattaaaatcgagttttttatgaaatagatagttaaattgtatacaaaattgaatatgtaagataaaaatttgtttttttcttctaaatactaaattataataaagaaaaagtgtgtaGGTTACTATTTAgacttcaaatatcatcaataagattgAATGggtataataaaataaaatgcataagactactattttactattcaaaattatatatcaagaacaatgtatagattattattttactattcaaaatttaaatattatcgatAAAAAATTACAGTTACATCTTACACCCGCCTATTTAGACGGGCCTTATCTAGTATTATATAAGAGCTAGATATATAGcatataatgatattttgttttagtagttgtatttaagaaaataactacTATACATAGATAAcgtttttaaaagttatttctCAATGTtgttagatttattttatggTATACGATTAGTAATTAcgaaactttaaatttttcgAATTAGTAAGTTATTATGCTCATATTTTGGTACGTTTTTCTCTTAACATTTCCGAGTAATAAAACTAATTGTCATTCAATTTACAGTACTAGATTATATTAGTACTGTAAACCATCTTGTTCCGTTCTATGATTCATTCTTTGCGactatatttgtaaaatatctTTTGCAAGACTCCAAATTTTCCAGTGTCCCCACATACATCCATTTGCGTCTGTCATTGAGCTTAATGTATGTAACTCACATTCACATCATCACGGGTCATAAAACCCCGAACATGAACTTCTATTGGTATGAATGTTAAAACTGatgataacaaaacaaaacaaaaaacattttctttaaatttccATCAAGTAATTCTAGATGATATTGACAGATATATTTAACGTTCATAAAAAGTTGTTGAAAATTTACTAATCAGTAATCACCTCATGTGTTGATCGAGTTCAGTTAATTCACTATCAAGAATATACAACATGCGTAGCTTTACTCTACAAGTTCTTGAACTCGTGATGATGGAGtttcaaaacagaggaagaagaagcagagttACAAGCTCTTATATCCAATTCTTATAATAGTAAACCCTTCATCCGAATAAGAGGCTCTCTCTTAACCCTCGATACCGCATTAACCAGTCTCCCGTTTTCTGGTTATGTTTTAATCTAAACCGAGTTAACCGGAGTTCTAAACGAATCACTTCTTCAACAGTACCGCTCATTCATGGATAAAATAGATTAGGCAAAGACTTGATTTCCGGTTCAAAGTTTTAGCTAAAAATGGGTTCATGGCCATCCATATTATTTTTCAAGATCTCTCGGTCTTGGGCTAATGATTTAATGAAACCACATAAACATGATCACTCAAACCGTATTTCAcccggaaaaaaaaaggaagaacaaaTCAACTTATGTTTGGTTGATAATGGTCCACTcataatttaatgttttaaatacaGTTTTAGATTACGGAAGATCATGGTTTAAAGGGAAAATTCAAACTAAGCTCGAGATATGTAATCGTTAGGTTAATATCACGTACAATGATcaatagttttttcttaagCAGAAATCAACTATTtcgtaaacaaaaaaaaacgtattcTACAGAATGAATATGTcaatttaaagatttaaattataatttgtaacgcaagaatttgaaaatgagTACAAAATCTCTTTTATTAAACGGGTTGAAAATAGTAATAGATTGCTACAAAAGCATACAAGACCGGAATACAGGAACGttgacggaaaaaaaaaactaagaaagtCTCACTCTCACACATTGGTTATTTCACtttaacaaattcaaaatttaaaacataaactctATAGCTTACATGCATTTATTCATACTGTAACAATTTCGAAGAAGATATTTGTGCACGGGCATCACATCGTATGCATAGCTGATATCCTTCAAGCACATTGGAAGCCAGACGGAACCTTTCTGTTACAAACGTTGAGAAGAACACTGAGAGATATCGGGACGTTAAGGTTGATACCAAGAACGTTAGCCCTAAGCGCAGTGCAAAGACAAATGGCAGCGTCGAGGTCAACCAAACCTTGGATGAGCGAGCAACATGGTTGAGCTGATGGCTGACCCAATTGAATGTTGAGTAGACTGCTTAAAACGTTCGCACATACACCGAGTCTGAGAGCATCGATAGGACAGTTTCCAGATGAGCCAGGGGTTCTCGGAGGCGTGACCGGCCTAGGGTTAGGACTTGGGACCGAAGGACTTGGTACTGAAGGACTTGGGACCGGCTTGGGTTTGGGACTTGGGACCGGCTTGGGTTTAGGACTTGGGACAGGCTTGTGCTTAGGACTTGGGTTGCAACCACAATCTGTTGCAGCGGTTAAGGTGAAGAATATGATGTTAAGGGCGAAGAAAAGAGCAATAGAGGCTGAGTTCTTTGAagccatttttttctttcaaaagtttgttttaaGGATTTATTCAGTGTCTttgagagagtgagagatgAAGATATATGAAGAGAGGGTGTGGGTACTTATAGGGTTTTAGAAGGATGTGAAGAGGACCAACTTGTTCtattatatttgattattcaCATATATTTGCAATTCTACAAAATatctgtttatttatttatttgcccttatctacatatacaaaTTCTGACCTTTCTACTTTCCTTTATGTAGATTCGTAGAACCTTGAATTAATTTAGACATTAATCgtttttgtaaaacatttctatttaagaaataaatatgatttgtgCGTTcatattactattattttcaaattgtcAATGCTGTTAATCTGTTATTATCACCACCATCATGATGGTTCATGACCTCATTGCACATACCTTCAGATTCTCTTTGGATCGTAGCCATTTTACTTGAGAGCTTCTATACGTTAGTCTAGTGGTCTTAGTACATTCGAGAGGAAGTTGTGCTCTACACTCTTTTCCGAGAGGATGTGTTTTATCACAAACTGGTCCCAGAAGAGGAAGACATGCTAACAAAATTCTCGAACTTCCTCGGAAAAAAATGTTCAATGtgaatgttttcaaaattttggatccTCTTATGCATAAATAAGAGGACATCAAAGCCCTGGATGAATCAGGTTTGTCTATATGCATGGTTGTGTCATTTGTGACGTAAAGCAAACAGTATGAATACAAATTAGATCTCATATGGATTATATATGACTAATCCCAACTTGCAAGAGAATTTAGACAAGAacatctcaatttttttttccaatgttGGTTAGAACAATTTGTATTGATTTATTTCTTGCATTTGAGATTTGAAATTACAAAGttcgatgaagaagaggtttgCGGTTGGCTAAAACAACCCGTGAGATGACATCCACGAGAGAATAGAGTGATCCGGCGATTTACTTAATAATTCTAAGAAGGTTTACACGATAGTTAGTTTAGTTTCCTAATTTGATAAACTGCtgttatttaaaatcaatccAATGTTATTTTCTGTTCCATTTAGATGTAGAACTAACTTTGAGAAAATATGTtcacatataaaaaaacaaaggaatcTAAATTATGGgtattataaccaaaattaaacATGAATGAAACTAAGATGTGaacatatgaatattttaGAGTAGCAGAATCATTTGATTTTCCGGAAAAGGCTGGATATAATGTTTATAAAAGtcaataataaattttgtcctgaaagaaaatatctttttttttttagcaatgttaggacaaaaatatataaaactcaattaaaataacatttggaacttcttaaaaagaaaccaataacaagaaaaaaataaaacagtgatatatatataaggtttTACTGTGcatatatctattttatacCTTCACAGTAACTATTATTCAACATGCTTTAACGCCAATTCATTTCATAACTATAAATATTTGCATGATCAACTATGAAACTgcttattaaaacaaaatgctACGCCAAAAATTAGGCCATAAatgttttatagttttttatgggtttttagtttttggtttgtagtttttggtttctgatttttgtagtttttgatttttgatatagattttagtttttgcaaaatattgaatagtaatttgtttagtttttaggtttttgacataattattatttttcaaacgtttttagttttgaataatttGATAAATGGTAAAAgtaacatttaaaataataaacaaaattgaaaaaaaaatgtcacgtaaatgttttttaaaacctacaaaatttggtttttggattttttgaagaaataagCAAAATCTTCTAAAATCTGGTTTCcctattttctaaaaatctactttttttaaaatcatgaattgataaatatttagtttttgcaaaatcaaaatctaaaaactatCCTAAAAACTGCATCCATTCAAGGCCTTAATTTGCAATTACCACTCTTTTGAATTGCGCTCTCCAACTAGAAGACGTCTCCAAGTAAAACGATTTACTGTTACAAACCAAATTGGGTTTTCCGAACCAAACCAGAATTTGAGGGTTTGAGttattttctctaatttttctaACCAATATTACTGATTAAAccagattttacaaaattgtacaaacttttcttaaaattttttcaaaccaaaccgaacctAAATTCTTATGGATCTTAGATAAATAACCGTATGAAATTAACCGATAACCGAACCAAATTTTGATTCCGTTTTATTAAATAACCTTACCTCCTAACCGAATTACTCAAAAACCGACTATCCAAATTGAACCAGAACCGTTCGGTCCAAAGTCGTAGGCCTATAAGTAGTAAATGTAGCATACTATCTTCTTCGGAAATTTCAATATCTCCAATcaagtttaaattttgattatcaaAGGCTGAACAAAGAATTAATCATTGGTATGTTCAACTACACTACAGTTTTGgagaaatatcaaatcataCAATCTTGATTTCATTGATTGGAAGGTATAGTAACTAGTACAACAAAAAGCTGCAGCTGGCTATAGAACTGTCATAAATATCGTAGTTTGActagattttagttttggattcTACTCAGAACCTCATTTTGTCAATTTGGCTTAAATATACACGAAATATTCTCATCCAAAATTATAAaggaaaatatttgtatacaGAAAATTAcatgaaatatttgaatactagacgctttttttttctttttttgacaacaaataaaatggaCTATGAAACGTCTTTCatttaaacaataaaagttacaacaaaaacatatatgcGCGGAAAAAGATAACGCCTCACActtaaacaaaagattgaaacaTTGAACCCTTAACTTGCATACATGCATGCAATTATTCAAACTGTGattattttaaagagt includes:
- the EARLI1 gene encoding Bifunctional inhibitor/lipid-transfer protein/seed storage 2S albumin superfamily protein (pEARLI 1; FUNCTIONS IN: lipid binding; INVOLVED IN: defense response to fungus, lipid transport; LOCATED IN: endomembrane system; EXPRESSED IN: 6 plant structures; EXPRESSED DURING: LP.06 six leaves visible, LP.04 four leaves visible, 4 anthesis, LP.02 two leaves visible, LP.08 eight leaves visible; CONTAINS InterPro DOMAIN/s: Bifunctional inhibitor/plant lipid transfer protein/seed storage (InterPro:IPR016140), Plant lipid transfer protein/seed storage/trypsin-alpha amylase inhibitor (InterPro:IPR003612), Plant lipid transfer protein/hydrophobic protein, helical domain (InterPro:IPR013770); BEST Arabidopsis thaliana protein match is: Bifunctional inhibitor/lipid-transfer protein/seed storage 2S albumin superfamily protein (TAIR:AT4G12490.1); Has 25729 Blast hits to 6685 proteins in 920 species: Archae - 83; Bacteria - 6798; Metazoa - 2174; Fungi - 817; Plants - 5752; Viruses - 1740; Other Eukaryotes - 8365 (source: NCBI BLink).) translates to MASKNSASIALFFALNIIFFTLTAATDCGCNPSPKHKPVPSPKPKPVPSPKPKPVPSPSVPSPSVPSPNPRPVTPPRTPGSSGNCPIDALRLGVCANVLSSLLNIQLGQPSAQPCCSLIQGLVDLDAAICLCTALRANVLGINLNVPISLSVLLNVCNRKVPSGFQCA